A genomic region of Mesorhizobium sp. NZP2077 contains the following coding sequences:
- a CDS encoding WD40 repeat domain-containing protein — translation MRTLCGLVLAAAILCLGAAIATSRVNAAEIYASRVFSVDETVYAVRFSPAGDRVALATDAGTIIFDTLDGKQVAELKGKASSVAWSPNGSVLMVATADALRFWNVADYSKELAAIPRDAQTLIFGLPREPFSPDGQSIVVLRQDHTAAVWRIEGPRQAAILDGHSAALTDAGFSPDGRLVATAAEDKTVVVWDVAAGKKIAKLEGHEKAIDNVSFSPDGTRILTIGRDQTVRVWDAASGHEIAALRHQADVEAAAFDRDGKRIVTGADDGAAHVFDAASGIEIVTLKEAGVEKVLSAAFSPDGARIATGASDEYVRIWDAGSGKQIVKLNSLSEGYGVGFIDDARIVVRPHGTMGVVYTLQQQQDAIHLADGMAGMWAFGPPDDVDATPDVMHLICSTSPYIIHPDGLVEYLAGGEDQLLEPRQFMRCKAGMTCDVFEGAAHSLAADPSDKATFKLADGKGTMCMASDPDNCQTLRKCSKLEWDDAARASGHAQQWEKLFAASAN, via the coding sequence ATGCGTACTCTTTGCGGACTGGTCTTGGCTGCCGCTATCCTATGTCTGGGCGCGGCGATCGCCACAAGCCGCGTGAACGCCGCCGAAATCTATGCATCGCGTGTGTTCAGTGTGGATGAGACAGTCTATGCCGTCCGCTTCAGCCCGGCTGGAGACCGTGTCGCACTCGCCACCGACGCCGGTACGATCATCTTCGATACGTTGGACGGCAAGCAGGTGGCCGAATTGAAGGGCAAGGCCTCCTCCGTAGCCTGGAGTCCGAACGGATCGGTGTTGATGGTGGCGACCGCGGACGCGTTGCGCTTCTGGAATGTCGCCGATTACTCAAAGGAATTGGCGGCGATCCCCCGGGATGCGCAGACTCTCATCTTTGGCCTTCCCCGAGAGCCGTTCAGCCCGGACGGCCAGTCCATCGTCGTGCTTAGGCAAGATCACACGGCGGCGGTCTGGCGGATCGAAGGCCCGCGACAGGCCGCCATCCTGGATGGACATTCCGCTGCGTTGACCGATGCCGGCTTTAGTCCCGACGGTAGGCTTGTCGCCACGGCCGCGGAAGACAAGACCGTGGTCGTGTGGGACGTTGCCGCCGGCAAGAAGATCGCCAAGCTGGAAGGACATGAGAAAGCCATCGACAACGTCAGCTTCAGTCCGGATGGAACGCGCATCCTGACGATCGGGCGGGATCAGACCGTGCGGGTCTGGGACGCCGCGAGTGGACACGAGATCGCGGCACTGCGGCACCAGGCTGACGTGGAAGCCGCGGCGTTCGACCGTGACGGCAAGCGTATCGTGACCGGCGCGGACGACGGTGCGGCGCATGTCTTCGACGCCGCCAGCGGCATAGAGATCGTTACGTTGAAGGAAGCCGGCGTGGAAAAAGTGCTGTCCGCAGCCTTCAGCCCGGATGGCGCCCGTATCGCCACAGGCGCGTCGGACGAATATGTGCGTATCTGGGACGCGGGTTCCGGGAAGCAGATCGTCAAGCTGAACAGTCTCTCCGAAGGCTACGGCGTCGGCTTCATTGACGATGCAAGGATCGTGGTGAGACCGCACGGCACGATGGGCGTCGTCTATACGTTGCAGCAGCAGCAAGATGCCATTCACCTGGCGGACGGAATGGCCGGCATGTGGGCCTTCGGGCCACCCGATGACGTCGACGCCACTCCGGATGTGATGCACCTCATTTGTTCGACCAGCCCCTATATCATCCACCCGGACGGGCTCGTCGAATATCTTGCCGGCGGTGAAGACCAACTGCTTGAGCCCCGCCAGTTCATGCGCTGCAAGGCCGGCATGACATGCGACGTGTTCGAGGGCGCGGCGCATTCGCTGGCGGCCGATCCTTCGGACAAGGCGACGTTCAAACTGGCCGATGGCAAGGGCACGATGTGCATGGCCAGCGATCCTGACAACTGCCAGACCCTTCGCAAATGCTCGAAGCTGGAATGGGACGACGCAGCGCGCGCCAGCGGTCATGCCCAGCAATGGGAGAAGCTGTTTGCGGCCTCTGCCAACTGA
- a CDS encoding DUF982 domain-containing protein, producing the protein MADVMLSTPMRIKPHGADTIREVATLQDASEILIDWPHASRGPFYQAAREKIEAALENKDAAAQAQEAFTALCDHAGVLVR; encoded by the coding sequence ATGGCTGATGTAATGCTGTCGACACCGATGCGGATCAAGCCGCATGGCGCCGACACAATCCGCGAGGTGGCGACGCTTCAGGACGCCAGTGAAATCCTGATCGACTGGCCGCATGCCAGCCGCGGCCCTTTCTACCAGGCGGCGCGAGAGAAGATCGAGGCGGCGCTGGAAAACAAGGACGCCGCAGCGCAGGCGCAGGAGGCCTTCACGGCCCTTTGCGATCACGCCGGCGTGCTGGTTCGCTGA
- a CDS encoding DUF982 domain-containing protein, whose amino-acid sequence MNDKMFPRPIRLKFASERERVVRSAWEGLECLGDWPAGQGRQYRAALRSCRDALDGWTPPEKAMRAMIDAAREAHILQ is encoded by the coding sequence TTGAACGACAAGATGTTCCCCCGACCGATCCGCCTGAAATTCGCCTCCGAGCGCGAGCGCGTGGTGCGCAGCGCCTGGGAGGGCCTGGAATGCCTCGGCGACTGGCCCGCCGGCCAGGGCCGGCAATACCGGGCGGCGTTGCGCAGCTGCCGCGACGCGCTGGATGGCTGGACACCGCCGGAAAAAGCGATGCGGGCGATGATCGACGCCGCACGCGAAGCCCACATCCTCCAATAG
- a CDS encoding GFA family protein yields the protein MSDTIRRTGSCLCGGVHFVVTGQPTRVGLCHCKDCRKAGGSVYSAFAIWPRDVFKTSGEVASYGTRSFCPTCGSRVAWVGDTEVEVMLGSLDVAPTDLEPQYELWITRREAWLHALPGTEQFEHDRPDDLQTPEAADQPAPRPLSDAVAHD from the coding sequence ATGTCCGACACCATACGCAGGACCGGCAGTTGCCTGTGCGGCGGCGTGCATTTCGTCGTCACCGGCCAGCCGACGCGGGTTGGTCTTTGCCACTGCAAGGACTGCCGCAAGGCGGGCGGCTCGGTCTATTCGGCCTTCGCCATCTGGCCACGCGACGTCTTCAAGACATCGGGCGAAGTCGCCAGCTACGGCACGCGCAGCTTCTGCCCGACCTGCGGCAGCCGTGTCGCGTGGGTCGGCGACACCGAGGTCGAGGTGATGCTCGGCAGCCTCGATGTCGCGCCGACCGACCTGGAGCCGCAATACGAATTGTGGATCACCCGCCGCGAGGCCTGGCTGCATGCCTTGCCCGGCACCGAACAGTTCGAGCATGACCGGCCCGATGACCTGCAAACTCCGGAAGCTGCCGATCAGCCGGCGCCGAGACCTTTGTCGGACGCCGTCGCGCACGACTGA
- a CDS encoding DUF3606 domain-containing protein: MPDDKSKIKQDRKLVSSEETYEVAAFARKYGIPQSEAQTIIKRYGPSRKKLDNHMAARG; encoded by the coding sequence ATGCCCGACGACAAATCGAAGATCAAACAGGACCGCAAGCTGGTTTCAAGCGAGGAGACCTATGAGGTCGCCGCCTTCGCGCGCAAATACGGCATCCCGCAGAGCGAGGCCCAGACCATCATCAAGCGCTACGGCCCGTCGCGCAAGAAGCTCGACAACCACATGGCCGCGCGCGGCTAA
- a CDS encoding DoxX family protein — MPDITQSPWQTAALLIARLIFAAVFLMAVTFKFMGMGDTASFIAAAGFPFPLFLAWCAAILEVALVLCFLSGAFFTQAALVAAAYVLFLGFSFHGPGHWAGNQAEFGFFVDHFSFMAGLLFAAVHGPGRVLALNLGWPGRA, encoded by the coding sequence ATGCCGGACATCACTCAATCGCCGTGGCAGACCGCGGCCCTACTCATTGCCCGCCTGATCTTTGCCGCCGTCTTCCTGATGGCGGTGACGTTCAAGTTTATGGGCATGGGCGATACCGCTAGCTTCATCGCCGCCGCAGGCTTTCCCTTCCCGCTCTTCCTCGCCTGGTGCGCGGCGATCCTGGAGGTGGCGCTGGTGCTGTGTTTCCTGAGCGGCGCCTTCTTCACCCAGGCGGCCCTGGTCGCCGCGGCCTATGTGCTGTTCCTGGGATTCTCTTTCCACGGCCCCGGCCACTGGGCCGGCAACCAGGCCGAGTTCGGCTTCTTCGTCGACCATTTTTCGTTCATGGCCGGCCTGCTGTTCGCCGCCGTGCACGGGCCGGGCAGGGTGCTGGCGCTGAACCTGGGCTGGCCGGGCAGGGCTTGA